Within Marinomonas mediterranea MMB-1, the genomic segment GCTTCCACCATTAGAAAAGAACGACCTTTATTTGTTAATTTCAAAATCCATTCCTAATGCAATGGAACTTAGAGACGCATTCAATAAAGGACTTTTTGCAATTCAAGCCTCTGGTAAATTCGACGAAATCTTAACGGAGTTCAATCAACAATAGACCCAATAAGAGAAGGACACTGGTTCGTGTTCTTCTCTTTCTGTCTACCGGTTCATTTTTCATATCTAAATACCTTATGCTTTGACCCGTCTCACCTTATAGTATCCTTAGCGTGTCTATAAAAGCGATTTCCACAAGCTTGAAGCCCTCTGGTTGCGATGTCAGTTGATCTACAATGGCTTGAATTGAAAGGTTTAGTTTTAAAGTATCCATAGTCTATCTTTTGTTAAATTACTTGTTTTTTGGTTGAAACAAAATCCATTTAATGAAAGAGAGGCCTTTTATTCCCCCCCATAGACACATTCATTTGGAGCGGTATTAGTTACACTACGCTAATCAGCAATCTATTTATTTGATATTTAGGAAGACTTTTTGGAATGCTAGTTCATGACCCCTCCCTCTTTCTAATCAAGCCTTTTTTAGCTATTTAGACTATTTGAGGCTTGTATTCGCTTTGATGCTTTACAACACCAAAACAAATTTGTACAAGCTTTCTCATTGCTGCTCCGAGTGCTTGCATGTGAGTCTTTCCACGACTTTTTAGGCGCTCATACAGCGCTTTTACATCAGGGTTATGTTGCTTTGCTACAACAGCTGCCATATAGATTTTTGCTCTAACATTAGCTGGCCCAACCTTTGATAACATTGAGCGGCCTTTTAGTGTCCCTGATTCTCTAATTCTTGGAATTAGTCCCAAGTAGGCTGATACAACAGACCCTACACCAGGAATGCTTTCTAGAAAGCGTCTATTTACTTTCAATGTTGGATGATTATCAATATGCGTATCAAGCTCCTCAATTAACCTATTTTTCTCTTTGACTAAGACAGAGACAATAACAATATAAGAATTGGCTGCGATTTCAGCTTGCTCCTTTCGATTCAATTCTCGTTGTATGTCTTTCTCTATCGACTCTATTCGCTTGATCAAGACCTTTAGCTTGCGTACTTCAGGCGCTTCAGGAGTCCATAGTTTTGGCGTCACCTGATAGCCAAACTTGGCTAAAAGCAAACGGTCCGATTTATCTGTTTTGTGAGTTACACCAAGTGCCTTAGCAAACTCTTTAGACCTTGCTGGATTAACAACGCTAACTTGAAACCCTAGCTGAAATAAATGGGTAGCAATGCCTTCGTGATAAACACCAGTTGCTTCTAGAGTGACATGAAGTTGTTCTGGCTGTGCTGTCGTGACTTTAGTGAGCCATTGAGCAATACGTTCAAAGTCTTCCGGATTATTTTTAAAGACTTTCGTTTTGATTTTTTCTGATAAGACGTCTTTTAGCCAAAGACAGTCTAGCTTATTTTTTCCGACATCAATTCCAATATAAATCATTTACCTTTATTTCCCTTGTACATGCAGCATCACTGTAAAAAAACAGGCGCTTGGATACAATCCAATGTTGAAGGATCAGTCTGGTAGAATAATCTCCCCCCACAGCATCAAGTGCTTGGGTTAGGAACATACTTACCAGACTGGAGTGAATTACTAGCTAAGCAATTCACGTACATACCGTCCCAATAAGTGTGTCTAACGAGGTGTTGTAAAAGAAGCCTCTCTCTCATTAAATGACATTGTTTCGACCAAAAAACAAACCATTTAACAAAAGAGAGACTATGAATCATTTAAAGCTAAACCAAACTCAGATACAAGCCGTTGTTGATCAACTCACATCACAACCCGACGGTGTGAACCGGTTGCTAGAGATAGCAATGAACAGTCTAATGAAGGCAGAGCGTAACGCCTATTTAGAGGCGGCACTAAAAGGCAATAAAGCCAACGGTTACCGTTCTGTGAGTGGCTATGGTGTGGGCGACTCACTATCTTTGCAAATTCCCAGAGATCGCTTGGGAGGCTTTAAACCAACCTTACTTAAGGTCATGAAAGATCAAGCAGATTCACTCAATGAGCTTTGCTTTGAGCTTTATGCAAAAGGATTGACCACCCGTGATATTGAGTCCATTACCGAAACAATATACGGACAACATCTGTCAAAAAGCCAAATATCCCGCATCACTTCGAGCTTATCAGAAGCCATGCAAGCGTTTAGAGAGCGTCCATTAGCTGAGTATTATCCTATCATTTATCTTGATGCAACCTTTGTAAAAACGAGGCGTGAACGAGTTTCCAGCGAAGCGTATTACATAGCCCTCGCGGTGTTGGCAGATATGACACGTGAGGTAATTGGTATCTACAATGCACCGACAGAATCAGCCAGCGTGTGGAATGAGATCTGCATTGATTTAAAAAACAGAGGTCTTAAGCAATCAGACTTGTTTGTCATCGATAACCTGACCGGATTAGACAGCACGCTTGAGACGCATTTCAAAGCGCCCATTCAAAAGTGTATTCTACACCTCAAACGTTCTATCCTTAACAAAACAAAGAAGCAGCATCGTCCAGAAATGGTCTCGGATCTCAGTGACATTTTTCAGCTAGAGAATCGAGATGATACAAAAGATGCTCTCTTAAAAAGAGCCAAAGCCATTTCAATAAAGTGGCAGCGTTACTATCCACACCTAAAGCGACTAGAGGATGCTGATTGGCTATCTTACTATGCAACGTATCTTAGTTTTGAATATGATATCCGTAATATGATTTATACAACGAACTGGATAGAGCGTTTAAATAAAGCGTTCAAACGGACGTTGAAAATCCGAAATTCGATGCCTAGCGTCGAGTCGGTATTAACGCTTTTAAGCAAAGTGGCCATAGATATGAATAGTTCGACTTATCGTCACCCAGTGAGTCGTTTTCAGAAAAGCCACCTGTTTAAATAAAGAGTGAAGCCATGAAATGAGAGACAAGACACACTTTTTGGGACAGTACCTTTGTATGAGCCAGTCCGTATGACCCCTCCCTCGCCCTCCCCTTGATAAGGGGAGGGAATAAGACCTTTCCAGACGTTCAGTTTGGTTCAGTCCAGAAACAGAAAAAGCCCTGACCATTTCTGATCAGGGCTTTCTGTATTAGAAGCTTGACGACGACCTACTCTCACATGGGATCCCCCACACTACCATCGGCGATGGCGCTTTTCACTTCTGAGTTCGGGATGGGATCAGGTGGTTCAACGCCTCTGTGATCGTCAAGCAAACTGGGATGTGTTCGTTCTGGGTGATCGATTGTTTCTCTGATCTACTCCCAAAACACACAAGTTCGTTACTTGGCTTATCTTACTGATTCTGCTGGCTTTTTCAATCTAATTAATCGATCGAATTTACTCAACGCAATCAGCGTGCTTTAACAATGCTTTTTGAAATAACTCTAATCAAACTTCAAACCCACTCTCTTATCAAGAGCGTCGTAAATTCATATGCACTTCGCAGTCTTTCTCAAAACCACTTTGGTGTTATATGGTCAAGCCTCACGAGCAATTAGTATTGGTTAGCTCAAGGCCTCACAACCCTTACACACCCAACCTATCAACGTCCTAGTCTCGAACGGCTCTTTAGGGAACTTAAAGTTCCAGTGAGATCTCATCTTGAGGGAGGCTTCCCGCTTAGATGCTTTCAGCGGTTATCCCGTCCGAACATAGCTACCCGGCAATGCCACTGGCGTGACAACCGGAACACCAGAGGTTCGTCCACTCCGGTCCTCTCGTACTAGGAGCAGCTCCTCTCAAATCTCAAACGTCCACGGCAGATAGGGACCGAACTGTCTCACGACGTTCTAAACCCAGCTCGCGTACCACTTTAAATGGCGAACAGCCATACCCTTGGGACCGGCTTCAGCCCCAGGATGTGATGAGCCGACATCGAGGTGCCAAACACCGCCGTCGATGTGAACTCTTGGGCGGTATCAGCCTGTTATCCCCGGAGTACCTTTTATCCGTTGAGCGATGGCCCTTCCATACAGAACCACCGGATCACTAAGACCTACTTTCGTACCTGCTCGACGTGTCTGTCTCGCAGTTAAGCGCGCTTTTGCCTTTACACTCTATGCATGATTTCCGACCATGCTGAGCGCACCTTCGTGCTCCTCCGTTACTCTTTGGGAGGAGACCGCCCCAGTCAAACTACCCACCACACAGTGTCCTCGATCCCGATAAGGGACCTGAGTTAGAACCTCAAACATACCAGGGTGGTATTTCAAGATTGGCTCCGCTTGAACTGGCGTCCAAGTTTCAAAGCCTCCCACCTATCCTACACAAGTAGGTTCAAAGTTCACTGTGAAGCTATAGTAAAGGTTCACGGGGTCTTTCCGTCTAGCCGCGGATACACAGCATCTTCACTGCGATTTCAATTTCACTGAGTCTCGGGTGGAGACAGTGTGGCCATCGTTACGCCATTCGTGCAGGTCGGAACTTACCCGACAAGGAATTTCGCTACCTTAGGACCGTTATAGTTACGGCCGCCGTTTACTTGGGCTTCGATCAAGAGCTTCGCTTACGCTAACCCCATCAATTAACCTTCAAGCACCGGGCAGGCGTCACACCCTATACGTCCACTTTCGTGTTTGCAGAGTGCTGTGTTTTTAATAAACAGTCGCAGCCACCTGGTATCTTCGACCGATCAAAGCTTAGAGAGCAAGTCTCATCACCCTAACCGGCGCACCTTCTCCCGAAGTTACGGTGCCATTTTGCCTAGTTCCTTCACCCGAGTTCTCTCAAGCGCCTTGGTATTCTCTACCTGACCACCTGTGTCGGTTTGGGGTACGGTCTATGTATATCTGAAGCTTAGAAGTTTTTCCTGGAAGCATGGCATCAACCACTTCACCCAAAAGAGGGTTCGTCATCAATTCTCAGCCTTAAGAGGGTCCGGATTTACCTAAACCCTCAGCCTACAACCTTAAACGCGGACAACCATCGCCGCGCTGGCCTAGCCTTCTCCGTCTCTCCATCGCAATATACATCGGTACAGGAATATTAACCTGTTTCCCATCGACTACGCTTTTCAGCCTCGCCTTAGGGGCCGACTCACCCTGCCCTGATTAACATGGGACAGGAACCCTTGGTCTTCCGGCGAGGGGGTTTTTCACCCCCTTTATCGTTACTCATGTCAACATTCGCACTTCTGATACCTCCAGCCTGCCTTACAGCTTGACCTTCAACGGCTTACAGAACGCTCCTCTACCATACTAGTAAACTAGTATCCGTAGCTTCGGTGTACAGTTTAGCCCCGTTATATCTTCCGCGCAGGCCGACTCGACTAGTGAGCTATTACGCTTTCTTTAAAGGGTGGCTGCTTCTAAGCCAACCTCCTAGCTGTCTAAGCCTTCCCACATCGTTTCCCACTTAACTGTAACTTTGGGACCTTAGCTGACGGTCTGGGTTGTTTCCCTTTCCACGACGGACGTTAGCACCCGCCGTGTGTCTCCCGCGCTCATACTCATTGGTATTCGGAGTTTGCATGGGGTTGGTAAGTCGGGATGACCCCCTAGCCCAAACAGTGCTCTACCCCCAACGGCAATACGCGAGGCGCTACCTAAATAGCTTTCGAGGAGAACCAGCTATCTCCGGGCTTGATTAGCCTTTCACTCCTATCCACAAGTCATCTCCAAACTTTTCAACGTGTGTGAGTTCGGTCCTCCAGTTGATGTTACTCAACCTTCAACCTGCTCATGGATAGATCGCCCGGTTTCGGGTCTATTCCCAGCAACTAAACGCCCTATTAAGACTCGGTTTCCCTACGGCTCCACTAAATGCTTAACCTTGCTACTGAAAATAAGTCGTTGACCCATTATACAAAAGGTACGCAGTCACCGAACTAAGTCGGCTCCCACTGCTTGTACGTACACGGTTTCAGGATCTATTTCACTCCCCTCACTGGGGTTCTTTTCGCCTTTCCCTCACGGTACTGGTTCACTATCGGTCAGTCAGGAGTATTTAGCCTTGGAGGATGGTCCCCCCATATTCAAACAGGATATCACGTGTCCCGTCTTACTCGATTTCATTGATAAGGCATTTTCGTATACGGGGCTATCACCCACTATGGCGACCCTTTCCAGAGTCTTCTACTAACACCAAATCAACTTAAGGGCTAATCCCCTTTCGCTCGCCGCTACTAAGGGAATCTCAATTGATTTCTTTTCCTAAGGGTACTTAGATGTTTCAGTTCCCCTCGTTCGCCTCGTAACGCTATGTATTCACGTTACGATACCCGCAAGCGGGTGGGTTTCCCCATTCGGAAATCTTGGGATCAAAGTCTGTTTATCGACTCCCCCAAGCTTATCGCAGATTACCACGTCCTTCATCGCCTCTGACTGCCAAGGCATCCACCGTGCACGCTTGGTCACTTGACCATATAACCCAAAATGATCTCATTCAGTAATACTGAATCAGAAACATTGAACTACATACCAAAGAGCTTTTGTACCTCTTTGGATTTACGATTGTTAGATTGTTTACTCAAATCTCAGAAGGAATTAAGAGATCCGAATATCAATCCACCGGTTTGACGCTTGATTATCGTCTATTTCAAAAAGTCATATTGTTAAAGAGCAAGTTTAGTGCTTAAAAACACTAAGTCAGAGACTAAGAAGCCTCAGCTGATGATGTTAATTAAAACAACCAACTGGCTTAGCATCTTGCTTAGGGTTTTATATATATGTGTTGTATTCCGATCACCACTTAGAAGAAGTGGTGGAGCTATGCGGGATCGAACCGCAGACCTCCTGCGTGCAAAGCAGGCGCTCTCCCAGCTGAGCTATAGCCCCATATATCGCTGCAGAATTATAAAACGAAAATCTTATAATTCAATACCAAAAAGGCTTAGAACAAGGCTTGAAGTTGTGAAGCATAGTTTTCTATGCGAGCTAACTTCATAACGACGCTATAAGGATTTTTGGTGGGTCTAGGCCGATTTGAAAAAAACAGACCACCTCACCGCTCTCTAATCGAGAATGGGGTGCGCTCAATATCAAACAAGCTAAATCCATTTTAAATCCAAAATTTCTTAGAGCAAGGCTTGAAGTTGCGAAGCATAGTTTTCTATGCGAGCTAACTTCATAACGACGCTATAAGGATTTTTGGTGGGTCTAGGCCGATTTGAACGGCCGACCTCACCCTTATCAGGGGTGCGCTCTAACCAACTGAGCTATAGACCCAAAAATTTACAACACTCACTAACACAGATATCAGATAATTTGTGTGAACGCTCACCAGAGCTTCTTATCGTTTAAGGAGGTGATCCAGCCCCAGGTTCCCCTAGGGCTACCTTGTTACGACTTCACCCCAGTCATTGACCACTCCGTGGTAACCGCCATCCCTAAGGTTAAGCTAGCTACTTCTGGAGCAATCAACTCCCATGGTGTGACGGGCGGTGTGTACAAGGCCCGGGAACGTATTCACCGTGGCATTCTGATCCACGATTACTAGCGATTCCGACTTCATGGAGTCGAGTTGCAGACTCCAATCCGGACTACGACGCACTTTTTGGGATTTGCTTACTTTCGCAAGTTCGCCGCCCTCTGTATGCGCCATTGTAGCACGTGTGTAGCCCTACTCGTAAGGGCCATGATGACTTGACGTCGTCCCCACCTTCCTCCGGTTTGTCACCGGCAGTCTCCTTAGAGTTCTCAGCATCACCTGCTAGCAAATAAGGATAAGGGTTGCGCTCGTTACGGGACTTAACCCAACATTTCACAACACGAGCTGACGACAGCCATGCAGCACCTGTCTCAGAGTTCCCGAAGGCACCAAAGCATCTCTGCTAAGTTCTCTGGATGTCAAGAGTAGGTAAGGTTCTTCGCGTTGCTTCGAATTAAACCACATGCTCCACCGCTTGTGCGGGCCCCCGTCAATTCATTTGAGTTTTAACCTTGCGGCCGTACTCCCCAGGCGGTCTACTTATCGCGTTAGCTGCGCCACTAATCTAAAATCGACCAACGGCTAGTAGACATCGTTTACGGCGTGGACTACCAGGGTATCTAATCCTGTTTGCTCCCCACGCTTTCGCACCTCAGTGTCAGTATCAGTCCAGGATGTCGCCTTCGCCACTGATGTTCCTTCCTATATCTACGCATTTCACCGCTACACAGGAAATTCCACATCCCTCTACCGTACTCTAGCCTGCCAGTATCAGGTGCAATTCCAAGGTTGAGCCCTGGGCTTTCACATCTGACTTAACAAACCACCTACGCGCGCTTTACGCCCAGTAATTCCGATTAACGCTTGCACCCTCTGTATTACCGCGGCTGCTGGCACAGAGTTAGCCGGTGCTTCTTCTGAAGCTAACGTCAAAGTACTTGAGTATTAATCAAGCACCCTTCCTCACTTCTGAAAGTGCTTTACAACCCTAAGGCCTTCTTCACACACGCGGCATGGCTGGATCAGGGTTGCCCCCATTGTCCAATATTCCCCACTGCTGCCTCCCGTAGGAGTCTGGGCCGTGTCTCAGTCCCAGTGTGGCTGATCATCCTCTCAGACCAGCTAGAGATCGTCGCCTTGGTAGGCCTTTACCCCACCAACTAGCTAATCTCACGCAGGCTCATCTAATAGCGGAAGGTCCGAAGATCCCCTCCTTTCCCCAAAAGGGCGTATGCGGTATTAGCATGCGTTTCCACATGTTGTCCCCCTCTACTAGGCAGATTCCTACGCGTTACTCACCCGTCCGCCGCTCGACGCCTGATAGCAAGCTATCATCGTTTCCGCTCGACTTGCATGTGTTAAGCCTGCCGCCAGCGTTCAATCTGAGCCATGATCAAACTCTTCAGTTAAAAGAATTTGCTCTAACTCATGAATAACGTCTGACTTTAACTATTTGCCTTCCAACCTAAGTTGAAAGACCGTAAAGCGAATTGACGTGTTCACTCATCAAAGACTTTAATTTTTTAGAAGTCTCCAGCGAGCGCCCACACAAATTATCTGATTATCTATTTTAAAGAGCGTACTGACTGGATCATCTTAAGAAGTGTTCTTCTTAGTGTGTCACTCGTTGTTCTGAGTGGCTCTCCGTGTCAGTGGGTGCGTATATTACCTTCCAGATTTTTTTACGCAAGTACTTTTTTCATTTATTTTGATTTTTTATCTATTCATCTCAATATCCTAGAATTCATAGGCTTTGCTAGATAGAGGGCACTACTAACAAATAGAAGAACACTGCTAATAAAGAAGCGCGAGTAGGAGCCAAACGTCCTTCTTAACCTACCTTCATAAAGAAGGCGTTCGCTTCGATTAGAAGCGGGCACCTTATATAGTCAACAGGAACAAGACCAATCAGAATACAGCACGCAACTCTGAACTGAGCCTCTTTAACTAAGCGTATGTATCTCTGCCTAAAATAGCTTCATAGATTTTCATAGCTCTTTATAGACTACAACTGACTCTCTTCTTACTTCCAAGCAGCCTATCAAAACCAAAATAGTTTTTAGCTATTTAAAATTTAGTTATTACCAATTTCATTAATTTAGAAAAACTTCCTAATATAGCTCTCGTTGGTAACGCAAACCGCAATTAACTTTAGGAGATATACAATGGTTAACACTCAAATCAAACCTTTCAACGCAACAGCATTCAAACAAGGCGAGTTCGTAGAGGTTTCTGAAAAAGACGTATTAGGTAAATGGGCAGTATTCTTTTTCTACCCGGCTGATTTCACATTCGTTTGCCCAACTGAACTAGGTGATGTTGCTGACAAGTACGAAGAGCTACAAAAGCTTGGCGTTGAAGTGTTCTCTGTATCAACAGACACTCACTTCACTCACAAAGCGTGGCACGATAGCTCTGACACTATCGGTAAAATCAATTACTACATGCTAGGCGACCAAACAGGCACTATCACTAATAACTTTGGTGTAATGCGCGAAGGTCAAGGTCTTGCTGATCGTGCAACCTTCTTGATGGATCCAGAAGGTACGATCCAAGCAGTAGAAATCACAGCAGAAGGTATTGGCCGTGACGCTGACGACCTACTACGTAAGATCAAAGCAGCACAATATGTAGCAGCGCACCCGGGTGAAGTTTGCCCAGCAAAATGGAAAGAAGGTGAAGCGACATTAGCACCATCTTTGGACCTAGTCGGCAAAATCTAATTTAGATAACGTCGGCACCGCCTCCCTCATCCCCTCTTAGAGGGAGGCACTCCACTTTATTTAACACACAGTAACGGGTTAACGAACATGTTAGATTCAAATATAAAGCAACAACTGGACACCTATCTAAAGAACATCATTAATCCGATCGAGATTACTGTGTCCACTAACGGCACTGCAAAAGCAGAAGAGTTACTAGATCTTGCTCGTGATATTACGAGCCTGAATGAAAAAATATCCTTATCTGTTGATGAAACGCCAACAGGAAGAGCACCTTTAATGGCAATTGGCCCTAAAGGTGAAAAAGCGCGAGTTCAATTCGCAGGTATTCCAATGGGGCACGAGTTTACGTCTCTTGTTCTTGCCTTATTACAGGCTGGCGGACACCCTGCAAAAGAGTCCGCAGAGACCATTGAACAAGCTAAATCGCTTTCAAACAAACTCAATTTTGAAATTTATATTTCACTGACTTGTCAAAACTGTCCAGAAGTTGTTCAGGCACTTAACTTATTCGCGGTACTGAACCCCAATGTCACAACGACAATGATTGATGGCGCCTTATTCCAAGACGAAGTTAATGAACGCAACATAATGGCTGTTCCTTCTGTCTATCTTAATGGCGAGTTATTCGGACAAGGCAGAATGTCATTAGATGAGATTCTAAATAAAGTAGACACTGGCGCTTCGGATAAGCAAGCCGCTGCGTTGTCTGAAAAAGCACCTTATGATGTGCTTGTAGTCGGCGGCGGTCCAGCAGGTGCCTCCGCAGCAATTTACTCAGCTCGAAAAGGCATTCGTACTGGTGTCGTTGCAGATCGCTTTGGTGGACAAGTTGCCGATACAATGGCAATCGAGAACTTTATCTCTGTTAAAGAAACTGAAGGGCCGAAGCTCGTCGCAAACCTTGAACAACACGTATTGGACTACGATGTCGACTTGATGAAGACACAAAAAGCAGTTCGTATCGAGAAAAACGAGTTGATAGAAGTCGAGCTGGAAAATGGCGCAGTTCTAAAAAGTAAATCCGTTATTCTTGCAACGGGTGCTCGCTGGAGAGAAATGAACGTTCCTGGCGAGAACGAATACAAAGGCAAAGGTGTTGCTTACTGTCCACACTGTGATGGCCCATTATTTAAAGGTAAGAAAACAGCAGTCATCGGCGGCGGTAATTCAGGCATAGAAGCAGCCATCGATCTTGCTGGAATCGTAGAACATGTCACAGTACTTGAATTTGGCGATCAACTTCGGGCAGATGATGTTCTAGTTAAAAAAGCAGAGTCGCTATCAAACGTTACGATCATAAAAGAGGCCATGACAACTGAAGTTATTGGTGACGGGCAACGTGTCATCGGCTTGAAATATACAGATCGTAAATCAGGTGAATCACACCTTGTCGATGTTGCAGGCATTTTTGTTCAAATTGGTTTAGTTCCGAACAGCGAGTTCCTAAAGGACTCTCTAGAACTGACGGATCGTGGTGAAATTGTAATCGACAATAGAGGGCAAACATCCATGCCAGGCGTATTCGCTGCTGGCGATGTGACCACACAAGCATACAAAC encodes:
- the ahpC gene encoding alkyl hydroperoxide reductase subunit C, which codes for MVNTQIKPFNATAFKQGEFVEVSEKDVLGKWAVFFFYPADFTFVCPTELGDVADKYEELQKLGVEVFSVSTDTHFTHKAWHDSSDTIGKINYYMLGDQTGTITNNFGVMREGQGLADRATFLMDPEGTIQAVEITAEGIGRDADDLLRKIKAAQYVAAHPGEVCPAKWKEGEATLAPSLDLVGKI
- a CDS encoding IS256 family transposase; the protein is MNHLKLNQTQIQAVVDQLTSQPDGVNRLLEIAMNSLMKAERNAYLEAALKGNKANGYRSVSGYGVGDSLSLQIPRDRLGGFKPTLLKVMKDQADSLNELCFELYAKGLTTRDIESITETIYGQHLSKSQISRITSSLSEAMQAFRERPLAEYYPIIYLDATFVKTRRERVSSEAYYIALAVLADMTREVIGIYNAPTESASVWNEICIDLKNRGLKQSDLFVIDNLTGLDSTLETHFKAPIQKCILHLKRSILNKTKKQHRPEMVSDLSDIFQLENRDDTKDALLKRAKAISIKWQRYYPHLKRLEDADWLSYYATYLSFEYDIRNMIYTTNWIERLNKAFKRTLKIRNSMPSVESVLTLLSKVAIDMNSSTYRHPVSRFQKSHLFK
- the ahpF gene encoding alkyl hydroperoxide reductase subunit F, giving the protein MLDSNIKQQLDTYLKNIINPIEITVSTNGTAKAEELLDLARDITSLNEKISLSVDETPTGRAPLMAIGPKGEKARVQFAGIPMGHEFTSLVLALLQAGGHPAKESAETIEQAKSLSNKLNFEIYISLTCQNCPEVVQALNLFAVLNPNVTTTMIDGALFQDEVNERNIMAVPSVYLNGELFGQGRMSLDEILNKVDTGASDKQAAALSEKAPYDVLVVGGGPAGASAAIYSARKGIRTGVVADRFGGQVADTMAIENFISVKETEGPKLVANLEQHVLDYDVDLMKTQKAVRIEKNELIEVELENGAVLKSKSVILATGARWREMNVPGENEYKGKGVAYCPHCDGPLFKGKKTAVIGGGNSGIEAAIDLAGIVEHVTVLEFGDQLRADDVLVKKAESLSNVTIIKEAMTTEVIGDGQRVIGLKYTDRKSGESHLVDVAGIFVQIGLVPNSEFLKDSLELTDRGEIVIDNRGQTSMPGVFAAGDVTTQAYKQIIISMGAGATAALGAFDHLIRS
- a CDS encoding IS110 family transposase, whose amino-acid sequence is MIYIGIDVGKNKLDCLWLKDVLSEKIKTKVFKNNPEDFERIAQWLTKVTTAQPEQLHVTLEATGVYHEGIATHLFQLGFQVSVVNPARSKEFAKALGVTHKTDKSDRLLLAKFGYQVTPKLWTPEAPEVRKLKVLIKRIESIEKDIQRELNRKEQAEIAANSYIVIVSVLVKEKNRLIEELDTHIDNHPTLKVNRRFLESIPGVGSVVSAYLGLIPRIRESGTLKGRSMLSKVGPANVRAKIYMAAVVAKQHNPDVKALYERLKSRGKTHMQALGAAMRKLVQICFGVVKHQSEYKPQIV